The Plasmodium chabaudi chabaudi strain AS genome assembly, chromosome: 14 genome contains the following window.
CCGCtatgtaaaataaagcatattattatttcatgattttattcttatattttttaaaacaaagcatacaattaatatattgttttatatttgagATATATATTAGGCTAATTAGTAAAAAGTGCTTATTgaataatgtaaaaaaaaatacaaaatatgaaaacaaAGAATATCTAAGTAAAAAGTAGATACAAAATCACGggttataaatataatagaaatGAGTAAAATCACCGATTTTTTTGCATCTCATACAAATTACTTTGTGCcgatatatatacatatatttgtgGCTTTATAGAAGCTAGGCAGGCGATACttcttcaatttttatttcattttctgcATTTTCTGTTTCttccgttttttttatttcttctaGGTCTTCGTTTGCATTCTCTATAACAGCATTTTCAATTGGATTTTGCTTATTGCCACCAATGgtttcttttaaaatagaTAATTCTTTGTCAACATGCTCAACATTTTCCTTAAGAATTTGTATGCTTCGTGTTAATGCTTCGAACAAAGTTTTAAAATCTTTTATATCTAAGCTaaacatatgtataatttCTTGAACCTCTGATACATTGTTTGCAGTTTCTGCAGCTTCTTTCTTCATATCGAGTATTAAACTattaatgtttttaatatcatttcTCATCATTGTAATTGATACACTTGTGCATAATGGTGCAAATCTACATACATTTGAAATGGGCTCattattgtaattttttccaccaaataaaaaaaaggctTTTGTTTGAGAATGCAAATTCAAAGTACCATAATCATAGCAATTATGTATTTGCTTAGATGCTATTTGACAATGAAACCAACAATTAGAAGGAACatcatatacatataagtCCGGAATAGTATAATTTGAAAACCATCCAGAAAATAGACCCCCTGATATCcacatatttttgtcaACCATAACAGAGCCATGCTTCCATCTTGGGCATGGTATTTCACCAGATGAGTTTTTTACTAATGTCCAACTTTCATTattgatattatatacCCATAATTCATCGGTTGGTGTACCTCTATTTGTTAAATCTCcaccaaataaataaagaaaactATAATTTACATTATCTTTTGTTGTTCTATCTAACCAAGCAAGAGACGAAAATGCTCGAGGGGATGGACATATACccttattattaatttcgGACCATTCCCCTCCAACAAATTTATGCCCACTATTTAGCAACTCattatttctatttaaGCCTCCCCAAATTATTGTTGCATATGTAACAGGACAATATGTATAAGCATGACCGTAGCGTGCTCCTGGAACAGAATCTAATTTAAGAGAATATTTTGACCAAGTATCTTCTGCTATGTCATACATATAGCAATCTTTTGCTAATATATTTGGCCCACATAATCcaccaaataataatagataTGGGGAATTTTCACTATTATATGCTAATGTCAATGATGCATATGCTCTCTTTCCAGGGTTTTCagttaattttttggaaGTAAATGTATTAGGTCCATATGTAAACTTTATAAATTCATCTAAATATTCATTCTTAGCATTTATTCCaccataaataaaaaaatcattttcataCTCTATCATTGAGTgggcatattttttcataaaaactTTATTATCATGATAAATATGAGATATAAAGAATTCTGGAGGAGACATAACACAATCAGCTACTCGTGGATTCATGCCCTCAGTTCGACGTGGTTGTTCTTTTAACTTTGTAGAATTATCTAAATTTTGAAATGATTTAGAATTAGTTGCATATAATGTATTATCTTCCTTTGATcctatttttaaatctaattttttttctggtTCAACCGTTCCGGATTTTTGCatatgtaattttttatcttcatTTTGAGCGCCCCCTACACTTTTCTGGGTATTCTGTTTGCTTAGAATGTCATCTTTATTTGAATCGCTTACTTTTGATGTTGTTGATTTTTTGgatttctttttataaagtttgttttctttttcatttcctgAAGAATCATCAATGTCTGAAAAATCAGATATGTCTGAcattgtaaattttttatatatttattttcgattcgcatttatattttgcgATAAttcctattttttataaataatataatgtcttcgtatacatatattatgcaaTCGTCCGTATAACaaattcaaatattatGTCCTTGCTACAAAATTTCACACATTCACAAATTTTGTGTCTAAAAACGCAATGAATTATGCAATTTTAATcgtaataaataaaattatcacTTTAacataaacatttttatttacatgtacaatttgttttttcacAAGCCCGTTTCCTTTTgagaataaataaatttgtttatttatgtggaataataaatgtagccttgttaattatttttttaaatcattcttaaattttgaaggaattaaataataagccataaataaatattaaaaataaccaagaaattaaattgaaaaaatatattatacaaaaatctgtgtaaatatatatatattttttatttatatattttttatacaaaacaaaaaagacAGCACAATTTACAACGTTTTTAAAAACCTTCATAAATCATAActcaataaataatattacacAATTGaggataaaaaatattagtaaTATATACTAACAAAATCAcatacacatttttaacACTCTTATTTAATCggaattaaaaacaaaatttataaatatcatatatgaatattaaaaaaaaaaaaaatgaaaacctTGAAAACAGGAAAAATACCTATCTATGTATACAggtaaaatgaaattattcataatctttcttttatttttttttcatttaatgagtataaaaatataacatttaCATAATGATATGCTTGTGTATATGCTATGAAATATAATCAATAGTATTCTGTTTCCTTTATGTTTTATGTGGTGTCtttttttagaaataaattatatactcTTATAAGTTGAGCATGctataattaatatgaGTGTCAATATGTTAgctaaatgaatatatatgtgcaaCACTCCAATAATTAtcaatttgaatatattatactgataacaaaaaaattaaaagatagaattacatatatgtttaaaacaaatataagtaTAGCTAGCAGAGTATAggctttatttaatattttttaattttgttccCTTTTGTTTGTGCCATTGCTTTTTGTTCATGTTTCACACAactttacattattttttttttttttttcatattctaTACGATTGTGACACCTGTCCAATTACAAGaccttttttaatttacaaataaaaattataaatatgaataaaataaaatgatatttCTTGATAATATAGTGGTAATTGACACTATTTGTATCgaaatgtatttattgTGAACAAAATGGTAGCTTATTGCAGTTTTTCCCAaatacatttaaaaaatcaaatatagAGAAATAAAACAGGTTTTCTAcaatattcaaaattatttttatattgtaatGATTATTGGTTTTTTAAAAGGAATATATTgatgtgcatatatagaTAGGTATATTCCGATagttttgttttatttttataaaaatgttgcaaaatttatatatttttataaaattgatgtagaaattatttttttccctttataacgttttttatatttaatattttaattatgtcACAATGCTTAAGAATTTTAAAGTTCTTTATTCTATATAAGACAtgtatttgaatatatagtattaattttatcaattcatattaaatatagttcaaaaaaaaaaataataaaattattttaaaattgtcaTGCCTCgcttatatattatagctcaataataatcattattttttatatttaaaataagcATAGGTATGTGTGTTGTCCAGTTATagttcttttttttgtcgcatttcctttttatatggtaatttttattttatcgtTGTTATTCTTTAGTTAAATTGATGTGTCaatttaattcattttcttttcttttattatgcTTTCTACATTGATCGCCTTTTAAAGACTGAATAGagcaatataaaaatacttttaagtttttttttaaagtttacatattttattatattatcaatgAAATTTcaatttgaaatattttatacttGAATCAACGATATactatgataatatatttgaaaatgtatgcatttttttattttacgtgaatttgattttatgcataaaaaaaaggaagaaaGAAACCTATGTATAGAACATATGTAGATACACATTTATATGTGTAAAATTCAAAACAGTGAcagctatttttttcacataaAGAAAGGAatagtttatatttttacacatatatgataaaaatttgtctgcataaaatacaatttaaatCGAAAGAtgaattcaaaaaaaatggaaaa
Protein-coding sequences here:
- a CDS encoding kelch domain-containing protein, putative, whose product is MSDISDFSDIDDSSGNEKENKLYKKKSKKSTTSKVSDSNKDDILSKQNTQKSVGGAQNEDKKLHMQKSGTVEPEKKLDLKIGSKEDNTLYATNSKSFQNLDNSTKLKEQPRRTEGMNPRVADCVMSPPEFFISHIYHDNKVFMKKYAHSMIEYENDFFIYGGINAKNEYLDEFIKFTYGPNTFTSKKLTENPGKRAYASLTLAYNSENSPYLLLFGGLCGPNILAKDCYMYDIAEDTWSKYSLKLDSVPGARYGHAYTYCPVTYATIIWGGLNRNNELLNSGHKFVGGEWSEINNKGICPSPRAFSSLAWLDRTTKDNVNYSFLYLFGGDLTNRGTPTDELWVYNINNESWTLVKNSSGEIPCPRWKHGSVMVDKNMWISGGLFSGWFSNYTIPDLYVYDVPSNCWFHCQIASKQIHNCYDYGTLNLHSQTKAFFLFGGKNYNNEPISNVCRFAPLCTSVSITMMRNDIKNINSLILDMKKEAAETANNVSEVQEIIHMFSLDIKDFKTLFEALTRSIQILKENVEHVDKELSILKETIGGNKQNPIENAVIENANEDLEEIKKTEETENAENEIKIEEVSPA